A window of the Acidithiobacillus thiooxidans ATCC 19377 genome harbors these coding sequences:
- a CDS encoding CbbQ/NirQ/NorQ/GpvN family protein gives MSEMIIQEPFYQPVANEVGVFMAAWSRRLPVMLKGPTGCGKTRFLEHMAWRLKRPLITVACHEDLTSSDLVGRFLIEGDATVWQDGPLTKAVREGAICYLDEIVEARTDTTVVIHPLTDHRRHLPIEKLGTEINAHPDFMLVISYNPGYQTVLKDLKPSTKQRFVGMNFTYPPAEVETRIVMKEAGLDESRSKALVAAADKARNLKDQGLQEVTSTRALIYAGALMVAGLESLEACTMAIINPQTDDPELSEALLEIFRTFFPER, from the coding sequence ATGAGTGAAATGATTATCCAGGAACCTTTTTACCAACCCGTAGCCAATGAAGTCGGGGTGTTTATGGCGGCCTGGAGCCGCCGTTTGCCGGTCATGCTCAAAGGACCGACGGGTTGCGGCAAAACCCGCTTTCTGGAACACATGGCCTGGCGTCTCAAGCGGCCCCTGATTACTGTAGCCTGCCACGAAGATCTGACCAGTTCAGACCTGGTCGGGCGCTTTCTCATTGAAGGAGATGCCACGGTCTGGCAGGACGGACCCTTGACCAAGGCAGTGCGTGAGGGGGCGATCTGCTATCTGGATGAAATTGTTGAAGCGCGGACCGACACGACGGTCGTGATCCATCCCCTGACGGACCATCGCCGCCATCTACCTATTGAAAAGCTGGGCACGGAAATCAATGCGCATCCCGATTTCATGCTGGTCATTTCCTACAATCCCGGTTATCAGACGGTTTTGAAAGATCTTAAACCCTCGACCAAACAGCGTTTTGTGGGTATGAATTTTACCTATCCCCCGGCCGAGGTGGAAACCCGGATTGTCATGAAAGAGGCGGGGCTGGATGAATCCCGCTCCAAGGCCCTGGTGGCGGCAGCAGATAAAGCCCGGAATCTCAAGGATCAGGGTCTGCAGGAAGTGACTTCGACGCGCGCGCTGATTTACGCTGGAGCGTTGATGGTGGCGGGACTGGAATCCCTGGAAGCCTGCACCATGGCGATCATCAACCCGCAAACGGATGATCCGGAGTTGAGCGAAGCCTTGCTGGAAATTTTCCGGACTTTTTTCCCGGAACGTTAA